Proteins encoded within one genomic window of Komagataella phaffii GS115 chromosome 3, complete sequence:
- a CDS encoding Mitochondrial inner membrane citrate transporter: MPEKRKVDPFHSFIAGGTAGAVEGVVTYPFEFAKTRLQLVDKSANMSRNPLKLIATIARTQGVGALYTGCPAFVVGNTAKASVRFLGFDAIKKMLADKDGKLSGPRGVLAGLGAGLLESVVAVTPAEAIKTAMIDDKQSAKPKYQGGIISGTVKLVKDLGFKGIYAGVLPVSLRQAANSAVRLGSYNAIKTFLQQASSTDPGAPLSSSLTFAVGSFAGVVTVYATMPIDTVKTRMQALGADKMYSSTLNCFVKIFKEEGLLTFWKGATPRLGRLVLSGGIVFTIYEKVLLLLN; this comes from the coding sequence ATGCCAGAGAAAAGGAAGGTTGATCCTTTCCATTCATTCATCGCCGGAGGTACAGCAGGTGCTGTCGAAGGTGTGGTTACGTATCCTTTTGAGTTTGCCAAAACACGTCTACAACTAGTAGACAAATCGGCAAATATGTCACGCAACCCCTTGAAGTTGATTGCAACAATTGCAAGAACTCAAGGTGTAGGTGCACTGTATACAGGATGTCCAGCATTTGTGGTGGGAAACACTGCCAAAGCAAGTGTTCGTTTCCTGGGATTTGATGCAATCAAGAAAATGTTGGCCGATAAAGATGGAAAACTGAGTGGACCCAGAGGAGTGCTGGCAGGATTAGGAGCGGGGCTGTTGGAATCCGTGGTCGCAGTCACACCCGCCGAAGCTATTAAGACTGCTATGATTGATGACAAACAAAGTGCTAAACCCAAGTACCAAGGTGGTATCATCTCAGGAACTGTCAAGCTCGTTAAAGACTTGGGTTTCAAAGGGATTTATGCAGGTGTCCTTCCAGTATCTTTGAGACAAGCCGCAAACTCTGCCGTTAGATTGGGTTCATACAATGCCATCAAGACATTTCTCCAACAAGCTAGTAGCACAGATCCGGGCGCTCCACTGAGTTCGTCATTAACTTTCGCTGTCGGATCTTTTGCGGGGGTAGTCACGGTGTATGCTACAATGCCAATAGATACTGTTAAAACCAGAATGCAAGCTTTGGGAGCAGACAAGATGTACTCTTCCACATTAAATTGCTTTGTAAAAATTTTTAAGGAAGAAGGCCTTCTTACCTTCTGGAAAGGAGCAACCCCCCGACTAGGTCGTTTGGTGCTTAGTGGAGGTATTGTGTTCACCATTTATGAAAAAGTCCTGCTTCTGCTTAATTAG